In the genome of Pempheris klunzingeri isolate RE-2024b chromosome 20, fPemKlu1.hap1, whole genome shotgun sequence, the window GCAGAGTTCCCCAACATCACCACTATATGCAAACACGCAGGAaatagtgtatgtgtgtgaggcacAGGTGTATTTGCGTACTTATTTCTAGAATACTTGTTCTAGTCACTCTCAGGCAAATTTCCTCAGTGTGAATACTGAGTGTGTTGCTGCCTCAAAGTGGCTTTCATTATCAGCAGTAGAGGAAGTCTCTTACCGAGGCAGGCCATATCAGCAATCAAAAACAggagtgtttctctctgtcttcgcCTGTCGATGctattttttttgcacattcaTGATGAGATGAGGTGACCTTAAAATAACTGTTTGTCTCAGTTTGATTTGACTGAGTACGTTGGCACCCGGGATTTAAACTTAATCAcctttatgttttcttttatagGAGCCTGGCTTTACAAGACTCAGACAGGTAAAACACATTGGCTGTTTCACACAGTCTTGCAATTCAGAGTATAATTTCTTCTGCATTTCTAATAGAAGAATAGTCTTAATGCAAACCACTCTGTTTGTTAATGCTCAGCAACGAGACTGAGTGTGTGCAGctacaccagcagctctgtgaggctgtgtaAAAACAGATGTAATGTTAACCATGTTcgccatcttagtttagcattcAGACATCTGTTAATTAGCGCTAAACACAAtgaacagctgaggctgatgggaatgttgaAAGTTTTTTTAGGAACTAAATTCAATAGATGCTGGATTTACTGGATGAATTAAAGCTTTGACCTATGGGTGGTGCCAGGGGAAACGGCAGTGAGGCtcatcttctggggaccatgaatgtatTTAGAGCAGttcatggcaattcatccagtagttgttgagatacttCAATttggatcaaagtggtggagCAATCAACAGGCAGATAACTGCTAGCATTGGTAAAAAGAGAAATCAACAGTATCAACAGACTTGACACTGATTTTTTACTTGTGTTTCTCGTAAATCCCCAAACTTTACGAAATTGCAATAATAATTGCTGTATTTGTATTGAATGGGTTACAACAGTTGAAGTTTTGTCACGGCTGGCTTGCCTTTTTCTGCCTTCCCCTTGTCTAGTTTTCCCCCGTCCATGTACGTAAACTGGGGTTGACAAGGAAAAATCGAGAAAGGAGGGTAAGCGACACTCCATGCCCTTCAAACGCCTTGTGTTTCACCTCACAATATTCTAATTTACCTTGTGCATCTGACAGAGTCACGGTGGAAATGcattgcttcttcttctcctctagAATTTCAAGGAAGATGAGAACCCAGAAGAGAAAGCACGAAAACACAAGGAGCTGGAGGTATTGCCATGCATGTGCTGTGCTTCACATtgcaaaatcttttttttgttttttccaagcTGAgttctcactctctttctgttcACAGCTAAAGCCTCTGTATAAGGAGCTGCTGTACACCATTGCTCATAAGATGGGTCACCCGTCAGACACTGAGGTCTTCACAGACAGCCAGCTTCACCAGTACATCAAGGAGGTAAACGCCTCGGCCTCACACGGAACACAACCCGTAACTCCGCTAACGTGGTGGGGCATGACCGACTGCAGAGattgttttctctcactctaTCTGTCCTATCTGCCAGGCTTTCACTATGACAGAGTCAGAGCACAGCGGTCTAATGGAGAAAGTACAGCGCACAGAGGTGAGAAAAGGAAGTCAGCATGTTTTTTCCAACAAAGGCGTCCTTAGAGACCCCTAATATCTATTAATAGAACTCATACCGAGCATCTTAACTTTCCACTTAGTTTAGCAGTGGCAGATATTATGTCATTCACATGTTAGAGGCAGCAGTAAGTATCTAAATGACTGTGTGACCTTTACAGCCCCCAGTATACTGCCTGATGGTCACTGTAAAGGAAGCAAAGGGGATCCTGGGAAAAGACATCACTGGTGAGTTCTTGCTTCACCTCAGCAGACCGTATCGCTTAACAGCAATGATGTGATGACTGGGATTTTAATACACCCGTTTCGCCTTAGCATTCGGTATGCGTATTCATGGTCGCCTAAGGATGAACcctaatgactttgatgatgcCCTGACTTGGTGGCACTGATCTGGTGCCACCAGCAGCTCAGACGTTTCACTTCACCAAAATTATCTCAACATCTGCTCAATGGATCAACACAGAATCTGGTGCAGACTTTCATGGTTCCCTGATGATGTTTCCTGATGACTTCTGCTGCCATCATGGTCATCTAGCACCATCAGCAGATTTACGTTTTTAGCACAGAGTGAGATGACTCAGTAACTACTGGAAGGATTAACACTgagacattcatgctcccctcaggatgaattgatTGATGTTTGTCCTAGCTCCATTATTAGACCATATCTCCAAATTGTCCAAacaaatgacattcccatctTTGATTTTTGTTGTGCTTACCGGTGCATCAGTCTTAGAAAGGCACAGATTACTTTTTGGGAAAGGTTGTCCTAAAAGGACAGGTactaaatgttattttactcttgaaacaatgaaataatgaaatgctACACGTCATTTGAGTCGACACTGCAGAtctcttgtgtgttttgcacaGGTTTGAGTGACCCATACTGTATTCTGACCAtactggaggatgaggaggagagtcGAACACGCCGGTCCAGAGCCAAACCTTCTAAATCTGTGGTGAAGGACGCTGTTGCAGATGACAAAATCTACGAGACAGACATAAAGAAGCAGACTCTGAACCCCATCTGGAATCAAACCTTCATTCTGTGAGTATAAACTTGTGTATTTATATCAGGGAAAACCAGCTTGATGtatgtttcacttttaatttttttctttttgtgcttcAGGGAGTTGGAGGACGTCGCCGGCGCCAGCTTCCACCTGGAGATGTGGTGAGGAGAACGTCTGGAGTATTCTTCCTTAAAGTCTTCCACAGTCATTACCATAACACCTTAACATTTCTGTTCCAGGGATAAGGACGAAGAGGTttcactcacacagaaactagAGGAGATCAAGACCAACTTTAATAGTTTAAAGAGGTAAAACACTCTCTCTGTAACTTATACACAAACAGCTGACCGAGCAAAGCAGGTCAACCTTTCTGCTTGTTCCTGTTCAGGATGATCAAGGAggccaaaaaggaaaaaggcacAGACGACTTTTTGGGAAAGATTGTCCTAAAACTACAGGTAATAAATGTCAATGCTCGTACTCTTTTatatgctttttttcctccctcatcACTGTCTTTGCAGTCTAATACCCATTTGTATTGACTCCCTTAAGGACCTCCACTGCACTGAGGACAACTGGCACAATCTGGAGCCCAGAACAGAGACATATCCGGATCGCGGCCAGTGCCACCTGAATCTCAAGTTTATCCATAAAGCGGTAAAAAGACACTTTCCCATTCCAATATATATACATCATATATGATTGTATCCATGTGCTTCAGTTTTTGAAGCAccttaaccctcctgttgtcctaagggtcaaaaatgaccctcCACCAtgtggcagcagagaaaacccCCTAAACGCTCTGAGATGACTTGTGTTGTGAGCAGCgccatacaaataaaattgaattgaattgacttGAATTGATGAATAACAGGTTGTTTCATCATGCAAACTAGATTTgggatttaaaattcaattaagcGGCTTTATTTTAGGGGTTTAGTGAAGGGGGTCATTTTTGACCCTTAGGGCAAGGAGGAATATACAGAATGTTAAGACATCACAAGGGTTAAGACTGGGTCTGTGTTttgtgactgacagagagacatgaCGCTGAGTGCCGGCCGTAATGCTTACATCAACTACTCTGGGATTCTGCAGCAGTTTGTTCAGGCCTACATCTCCAAGCAGCAGGTGAAAGGCGAGCACACTCCAGgatctttttttgaaatcccaCTTATTAACttctaactaactaactttcTGTCTCCTTAACCGTCGTCTCGTTCATTTGTTTGTCCCCCAGAGTTCTGCTCCGTGGAAAGGAGCGCTGTGTGGCGAGGCTCAGACGCTGCTGGAGCTCTACGCTACGCAGAATGACCTCTCACCTTTTCTACAGGACCTGGCGTAAGCGTCATGTGAAAGACTAGCAGATATATTATTACTTATATTATGGCAAATAATTCAGAGCACACCAGTGTTTGGACAGGGACAGAGGAGCAGTTCTGAGGCCCTGCGCAAGCAACTGGTGCAGCACATTCAAAAACCATAAATCTATGACACATATAATGCATTTCAAATAAGCTTTATAGTGCATTTCACATTGTTGTCTGGATAAATtatgtttctgagtgtgttcagtgttgtaATTCATCAGCTTTCAGTAGGCTTGCATGAGGTGACATGAACatactaaatgaatgaatgaatgatgatcCACGCAATATTATATTCAAACAAACGGCCGAACTGTACATCAACAtattcaaaacaaagaaaaaagtgttGTTTCACATATCCATGCCAAAatgattcagaaacatttataTTAACAGCACGATAGGTGTTTCAAACATATCGTCCAGCTCTGTGGGCACATGCCCTGTTGTCTTTCTGTTGCACTTGTCCGTAAgcgtgtggatgtgtgtgtatatctgacAGGAAGTGGGTGGCTTACAGCAAGCTGTACCAGAGTTTGGAGGTGGACTCGTCTGTGCTGTTCCAGCAGATTACCAGCATAGAGTACCACTGGCATCAGCAGGAGCTGCCATACCAGCAGGTATATAAAAGTGCTCAGATATTGTACTTCAGCACGAAACTGAAGTACTTATACTTAACTGAGTGCTGCACTTCCATTTTATCctgctttatacttctactccattatatttcagaggcaaatatcaTGACTCGTTACTTTGCAAATGTAGATTTTACAAGCAAAAGGCTCATAAAATATGATCCATTGTTATAAACACTAATATAAATTAGTTGAATTAATTCTAACTTGACCAGCTATAACATGAAAATGATGCTTACATGACCCATTAAGTATAAGgtggctatatatatatatatatatgtgtgtgtgtgtgtgtactgttgtatttttaaacaataatgGTCCAAATAGTCTGAATATTCCTTCCATTTATGTCCATTGCCTGTTGCGACCATATCATGAACTTACCAATTTTACCCTCAGTTAAAGAGATGATTAAAAGAAACCAGGAGTTCACAGTGTTGCACTGTGTTGAGAAAGGTGTTGCACTGTgttaaacagaaacaggaactTGGGGACTCTCTTCATGACTTCCTGCAGTATGGACTGTGTCTGGTGGCCAAATACAGAGACATCTTCCCCCCGACTCCCAGAGCCACCCCGAAACTACACACCCTGCTCAGGTACACACAAGGCCGTGTGTTTTTCCACACACTTGTTGTAATTAAATACAAAGTTTAAGCAGTGCATGAGTGTGTCTTTTCTGTCAGGATATTGGTCCAGATCTGTAAGACTCAAGCGTTTCAGAAACTGAACCCAGCACAGTTTGAGTTACATGATGAGGTCAGCGACGCCATTAAGGTCAGTAATCATGCTAATGAGATTGTTATTAAcagtctgcgtgtgtgtttaagtCTTTAATGACATATAACGTGACTTTTATGTCAGAGAGGTACACAGGAGTGGTTCACCATCAAGAAGGGATTGCATCAGCCAATGACCAAGGTAAAGACAAGCGTCACATTGTCTCTGGAATTGAAACTGATATGgtttctccattttctttcatATCActaaattcatgtttttcttgcACCACGCTGACATGCAGGACCTGTCTGAGATTGTGAGCGCCCTCTCGAGTTTGATCGGGGAGGTGCAGgaggacataaaacacaacaaggaTGTCTGGAATAGAGTATTTGTCAGGTAAGGTGGGACCACTAGTACCAGCTCTGGCTTCTCTCCTTTAATAGACAGGCTTTTTGACTCGgtgtaacaaacaaacactgattaTGGctgttttccttgtgtttttcttctcatgaTTGTAGCGCCGTGCAAGTGGATGTGTTCACTGTTGTCTATAAGAGGTTTGACTCCCTGGTAGGTaacagtttgagtttgagttgagttgagaTCATTTTTTTGCACCACGTAAAAGAAGATGGACACATTATGAAATCCACACGAGagaaaaaagtacagaaaacCGAAAACACACAGCTCAGATTCATACACACGACACCAGAGGTTACAACAGGTGTTGTATGTAGTTCACGTCAGGTTCCCAGATTTGACAGAATTGGTCTTTTTGATGACTCAGTATCATCTCACcccactttctctcctcttccctccataGCTTGTGAACGAGGTGAGGGAAACCTTATCCCTGATTGAGGGTCAGATGGAGCAGCCTCTAGCCAAGAGCCTGTTCCCTGTCTACCTGAGCCTGCAGGCCATCCACAAAGACAAGGCCTTCTTACAGAGGAGGtcagtcatcacacacacacacaccagactgtacAGCAGTTATTCCCAATCctgtttatctgacagctgtttcctccACCTCCCTTTATTATAagtaattataaattataagagtttttgattttgtttcagGGGATTTCTTGAGCTGACAAACTTTCAGGAGGGCTTCAGAGAGGCACTGCCCTACTGGCTGAACCAGGCGTTCAGCACAACTCAGGACAGGGTGGAGAGGGCCGTGCAGGTGGACCAGGTGACGCTCgtgttttgatgttttgctGTTATGATAAACGTGGTTTATTACTTTTGTTTCAAACGTATTATTTCCATGAAACTCTCCTCACCAGCTCCAGCCCCTGCAGTCTGGCGCCGTGCCCATAAAAcacagctcctcagcagtggaCCTGGTGGCATGTATCCAGCCTATCTGCCAGCTGTGGGAGCAGCTGTCCTGGCCCGACCCCGAGGAGGCCTTCATGCTCATGGTCAAACTCACTGAGGTGCAGTTTCCTCGCGTTGATAACATGGTCCTGATCGACAGTTTCACTGCTCAGATTATCTGAATGTGGTCGATCTTTGCTTTCTGTGTCTTCAGGATGTGTGTAAGATTGTGGTGAACTACTGTCACACCCTGAAGGAGAGGGTCAGGGTGCTGTCTGAGAACTCCGACCACGGCAGCGCCATCAACATGGTAAGGACAGACGGACTGTGTGCTGGAAATAATTCTCATGCTATTTACGCACATCTCAAaccgctctcctctccctgcagctgtgtgtggtgGTGAACGACTTGGAGCACTTACGGTCGGTGCTGACACGACTTCCCACGCAGCTGAACTGGGCCGGGCTTCGGGACCGGACCCAAAACGTCATAGGGGAAAGCCAGTTCCACAACACTCTGCCCTTGCAGCTCCAGCAAGCCCAGGGCATCCTCGGCCGAGAGATCCGCTCCGCTCTGGACACTCTCGGGAAAAAGGTGTGACACTAAACACGTAACATTTAATCGCCAGAACGtcattgaaaaagaaaagccttCAACGTGACCTCTGCCCTGTCTCTTCAGTTAAACACAGACATTGAGACTCATGTCAGAAACATGTCGACCAGGCGGAGGATTCCCTCCAAGTCCACAGAGGATGTAGGTGAAAATCACTGCCAgtcaaaacacaaatgcagatGCCTTTTACAAGCGTGCTTGATATTCAGCTTCTCCTCCGTTTTAGGCCGCAGCCCCACTGATGCGCTACCTGGAGCAGGAGCTGCACTACATGAACGAAAACCTGGTTCAAGAGAACTTCAACAGGTTCCACGTGTTACTCATTTTCATCCATTTAATCCATTTCCTCACTCGGCATCCCCTCGTGACATCGTGCCCCTGTTTTCCCTCTCATGTCCAGTCTCCTGACTCCTCTGTGGAACAACTCAGTGAGGATCCTCCACCAGGTGGCTACTCAGCATCCACAGCAAGAGGGGCTCATGGTGTTCTGCCAGAGACTGCTGTATACACTGCAGGTCGGTCCTCAGCTACCTAGGGTATAAGAAAGCTTTTGTAGTGAAGCAGCGAGTGAAATGTGCTCAAGAGActtttagcttagcataaagactggaagcctTACTGGAAGCCTTACACGGCCTTATGGgactttttatttcctttatttcagTGCCTGGAGCAGTGCTTCCACGCTGAGGGGAACGGGCTGCCTCTGAATACACTCCACTCTAATGATTACAAGGTGAATAAGTGAAGCCAACAGAAGACTGAAATAACAAAGTGGAAATACTCGTCTTTCATTGTTCTCTCCCGTGTGTCCAGGCTCTCAAAGCTCACCTGACTCACAactctctgagctgcaggcaGCTGGTAGAGAAGTTCCTCGAAAGGAAAATATGGgagcaggtgagacaggtgaagGAACACACTCTCAGACTACAGCAAACACAGGCCAACCGTTCACACCTCCTTTGGTTTCTCCTGTTTGCCCAACAGAATGTGTACAGTGGAGAGAAATACGGTGCAGTCACCCTCCTCACGTCCTACAGGAGATCGGACCAAAGACTCAGAGTTGAGGTGCTGAATGCAGTCAACCTCCTTCCGATGGACTCTAATGGTAACACTAACTACGCTAATGGTCACAGCACAGATGCTTTACAGAAAAGGTGCATTGCTTTGACACGTTGATGCTTCTGCCAGGTTTTAGCGATCCCTTCGTGCAGCTGTGTTTGGAGCCTAACCACATTTTTCCTGAGGTGGAGCCTCGCTGCACTCAGATCAAAAGCTGCGATCTCAACCCCCTTTTTGATGAGGCTTTTGAATTGTAAGTCGTTGAtcttatattaataaatattctGTGTCCCTCTCTCACAAGTGAACCTGCACAGTTGTTCGCTTTCAGGATGTTTCTGacctccttcacttcctctgctctctgatcACAGTCTGGTATCCCTGGATCAGTGCCAGGCTCTGGGGGCCTGCCTGGTGGTGACGGTTCTGGACCATGACACCTTGAGGACTGATGACTTTGAAGGCGAGGCCTTCCTGGCCCTCAAGGCCATACCAGGAGTAGGTGGGGGAAGGGAAGTAGACGGACTCAGCAAACTGCCAGACGCCATCCCTGCACAGATCCGACTGCCTCTGATGCACCCGAAGCCCAATGGTACGATGGGTCAGGGGGTTCAGACCTCTCTTTTTAACCAGGGCATGACTGGACTAACCTGTTATGGGGCcctgagaaaaaacaagagatgCTGGGCCCCTGTTACATCCTCTTTATCCCACTTGAAAGGTCCAGTGTGAGTTCATGGGTCTATCAACAGAAATGGAATATAGTATTCATAGCCATGTGCCAGTCGAATACAATCACCTAAAACTAAGGATTGTGAATGAGCCCTTTATAACTTCCTACAGTGCAAGCCTACCATGCTGCCCCTACATATTTgtacagtagcccagaatggacaaacaagGGCTTTTTGAATTCTTACATTCCAGTGGCAGCTGAACTTTTGTGGTGTAATTACACCGGTTTTAAGGCAAAGACAGATAAAGGAATACCACTTTGTGTTGTGGCAAGTGGAGGATCATACTTATTgcttaaaataagaaaaagaaaggcagCGTGACTCCTTGTTGTCTACCATAGCTTCTCTGCACGCTTggaaagggaggggggaggcgAGGGATATTCAGTTGATTGTGATCTGCAACCTCATCACCAGATGCCACTTGATTCTACACACTCTacttacacttttttttttttacaggtctCTCATGAAACCAGACAACTGGCATTATTCTATTAGTAATTTGTACCTGGCAagttctgttttcattcatttggtATTTGATGGAGAATTTGAGCCCAATTTTTGTtcctgtcttgtttttgtgtacTTTCTCCAGAGGACAGCATTCTGAGGTTACTGGAGTCCAGGAAAGGAGAGCGAGAGGCTCAGGCCTTCGTGAAGAAgcgaagacagagagagaaacagtccCAGGAAGGGGTTCAGCcgtaacagacacacacgcaatTTCTTCCtccaaaaatatacaatttgctttaatgatctgtacc includes:
- the unc13d gene encoding protein unc-13 homolog D, with protein sequence MSSQSEPTGAGDNLLQTPEQEPGFTRLRQFSPVHVRKLGLTRKNRERRNFKEDENPEEKARKHKELELKPLYKELLYTIAHKMGHPSDTEVFTDSQLHQYIKEAFTMTESEHSGLMEKVQRTEPPVYCLMVTVKEAKGILGKDITGLSDPYCILTILEDEEESRTRRSRAKPSKSVVKDAVADDKIYETDIKKQTLNPIWNQTFILELEDVAGASFHLEMWDKDEEVSLTQKLEEIKTNFNSLKRMIKEAKKEKGTDDFLGKIVLKLQDLHCTEDNWHNLEPRTETYPDRGQCHLNLKFIHKARDMTLSAGRNAYINYSGILQQFVQAYISKQQSSAPWKGALCGEAQTLLELYATQNDLSPFLQDLAKWVAYSKLYQSLEVDSSVLFQQITSIEYHWHQQELPYQQKQELGDSLHDFLQYGLCLVAKYRDIFPPTPRATPKLHTLLRILVQICKTQAFQKLNPAQFELHDEVSDAIKRGTQEWFTIKKGLHQPMTKDLSEIVSALSSLIGEVQEDIKHNKDVWNRVFVSAVQVDVFTVVYKRFDSLLVNEVRETLSLIEGQMEQPLAKSLFPVYLSLQAIHKDKAFLQRRGFLELTNFQEGFREALPYWLNQAFSTTQDRVERAVQVDQLQPLQSGAVPIKHSSSAVDLVACIQPICQLWEQLSWPDPEEAFMLMVKLTEDVCKIVVNYCHTLKERVRVLSENSDHGSAINMLCVVVNDLEHLRSVLTRLPTQLNWAGLRDRTQNVIGESQFHNTLPLQLQQAQGILGREIRSALDTLGKKLNTDIETHVRNMSTRRRIPSKSTEDAAAPLMRYLEQELHYMNENLVQENFNSLLTPLWNNSVRILHQVATQHPQQEGLMVFCQRLLYTLQCLEQCFHAEGNGLPLNTLHSNDYKALKAHLTHNSLSCRQLVEKFLERKIWEQNVYSGEKYGAVTLLTSYRRSDQRLRVEVLNAVNLLPMDSNGFSDPFVQLCLEPNHIFPEVEPRCTQIKSCDLNPLFDEAFEFLVSLDQCQALGACLVVTVLDHDTLRTDDFEGEAFLALKAIPGVGGGREVDGLSKLPDAIPAQIRLPLMHPKPNEDSILRLLESRKGEREAQAFVKKRRQREKQSQEGVQP